GTCCCAGTCGGGACCCAGGCTGGCCAGCATGCGGCTCATGTCGCGCAGGTGTTTCTGCGACTGGCCTTCACGATAGAACTGGAGCTTGCGGATGATCACATACTCGGGGGGCGCCAGCCACAAGGCGCCATCCTCCAGCTGTACGTGCCGGGCATGTGCGAGACCCCAGGCATGCAAGACATCCTGTCCTGACAGGTAGATGTCGGCCTTGAAGCCTGTGTCGTGATGGATGAGATTGAAGTGACCACGCTGGCTTCGGGTGATTTCCAGTTCGATGACCTCGGCCGGGGGGCAGTAGAACAGGTCGCGTGGAAAAGCCGTCTCCAATGCTCGGACATCTTGGCGCTTCATGACGACGATGATGTCGACGTCGTTGGTCAGGCGCGGTTCGCCGTAGAAAGTCGCCGCGACACTACCGCTCACCATGTAGGGAAAACCCAAATCGTTCAGCTTCTGAGTGAAGACAAGGAACGGCTCAAGTGGCGGCATGCAGAAAGATCTCTCTCACCCGGCTCTGCACTTGCTCTTCAGTCCATTCCGGATGTTGCTTGCGGATGGCCGCGGCTTTGAGCCGACGCGCAGACCAGTAGAGGGCAGCGGCGCTGCGGAGCTTCTGCGCCCCGGTCAAGCGCCGGAGCGTGGCCACATACTCGGGTGTCAGCTCCACAGCCATGAACGAAGGCTAGCACCACAGGTTGGTCGGTTACAAGACTGGCTGATGAACCGCGCCGGGCACACGTCGCGCTCCGGGAAGGTCGTGCTGGGCTGAGGAACGGCTCTCGGAACCGACCGGTGAGGGAGTTCGACGCGGCATCATGGACGCCGCTTCTCTTCCTCGACGAAGGCGACGACGAAGTCCGTCGTGATCGCCGCGGTGGGATCCAGTCCGACCAAATGGGAGCGAAGGTATGCTTCCCAGCGCCCTGTGGGGATCTTCCTCCCCAGCACCTCCTCCAGCCGGAAGACGAGATCGAGCATGTCGATGGACTCGGCGCCCAGGTCCCGCATGAGCGCCGCATCGTCTGTCACGCTTTCCAGGGGCTGCACCAGCACGGCGGCGATGGTGCCCCGAACTGCTTCCCTCAATTCCCCGGGTAGCGGCGGATGAGGAGGCACGCGTTCTGCCCTCCGAATCCAAAGGAGTTGCTGAGCGCCGTGTCGAAACGCGCCACGCGGGCGCGATGCGGCACGTAGTCGAGATCGCATTCCGGATCGGGCTCGACCAGATTGATCGTGGGCGGCAGGAAACCGGCCTCGAGGCAGAGCACGCAGGCGGCCATCTCCACCGCGCCCGCCGCGGCCAGCAGGTGCCCCAGCATGGATTTCGTCGAGCTGATCGGCACCTGTGCCGCCCGGGCGCCGAACACCTCCTTCATCACGGCGGTCTCGATCCGATCGTTCATCGGCGTGCTCGTGCCGTGGGCGTTGACGTAGTCCACTTCGGCGGGGCCGATCCCGGCATCCTGCAAACAGCCGCGCACGGCGGCGGCGGCGCCGGCCGCATCGGGGCGTTCGTCGGTGATGCGGTAGGCGTCGCAGGTGGCGGCGTAGCCGAGGACCTCGGCGCGGATGCGCGCGCCCCGCGCCCGGGCCAAGGACTCGCGCTCCAGGACTAGGACGGCAGCGCCTTCGCCGAGGACGAAGCCATCGCGGGAACGCTCGAAGGGACGCGACGCCGCTTCTGGTTCCTCGTTCCGCCGCGACAGCGTGCCCAGCATCCCGAACCCCAGGATTCCCATGGGGTTGATCGTCGCGTCGGCGCCGCCGGCGAGCATCACGTCCACCTGGCCGTCGCGGAGCAGGCGGACGGCGTCGCCAATGGCTTGCGTCCCCGCCGTGCACGCCGTCGCCACGGTGCTGTTCGGGCCTCTGGCTCCGTGTTGTATCGCCACGTGCGCAGCGGCGAGATTCGGCAGGGCGCGAAGCCCGGTGAGCGGGTTGGTGCGCTCGCGATAGCTGCGCGTGAAGGCGGCCACGTCGAAGCGATCGCCACCTCCTTCGGCGGCGGCGGCGAGCACGGCGAGCGCCTGGCTCTCGAGCAAGTCCCCGTCCAGGAGACCCATGCCGCCGGCGCCGAGCGAGACGCCGAGGCGCAGTGGGTCGACGGCGTCTGGCCCGAGGCCGGCGTCGTCGCAGGCCATGCGCGCCGCGGCGACGGCGAACTGCGCGGCTCGATTCATGAGCTTCACAAGCTTGGGAGGACGCACGAAGGCGGCCGGATCGAAGGACGCCGCGGGGACGCTGGCGGCGATCTGCGTCTCCAGGTGGCGACAGTCGAAGGTGTCGATCCGGCGGACGCCGGAGCGGCCGTGCCGGAGCGAGTCGGTGAAGGCTTCGAGCCCCACGCCGAGGGGGGTGACGACGCCCACTCCAGTGACGACCACGCTTTCACTCATCGCCGCCCTCGGGGAACTCGCCGCACCAGGAGGCGATCGTCCGCCGCCAGAGCGGCAGGTACTCGGGTGCGATGAGGCCCTCGACCGGCAGGAGCTTGAAGCTGATCCGCGTCTGCGCGATCTGCCGCTCCTGCACGCGCGCCTCGCCGCGCACCCGCGCCGCGCGGTCGTCGCACTGTTCGATCTCGACCTGCAGGTGCACCGTGTCCCCGGGCCGGGCGAAGGAGCTGAAGCGCGCCCGGTCGATGGAAGCCATGAGGGCGACGCGCTCGCCGCCGAGGCTGCGGGTCAAGAGGACGCCGGCGAGCTGCGCCAGGCCTTCGAGGAC
The genomic region above belongs to Candidatus Krumholzibacteriia bacterium and contains:
- a CDS encoding acyl carrier protein; its protein translation is MREAVRGTIAAVLVQPLESVTDDAALMRDLGAESIDMLDLVFRLEEVLGRKIPTGRWEAYLRSHLVGLDPTAAITTDFVVAFVEEEKRRP
- a CDS encoding beta-ketoacyl-[acyl-carrier-protein] synthase family protein translates to MSESVVVTGVGVVTPLGVGLEAFTDSLRHGRSGVRRIDTFDCRHLETQIAASVPAASFDPAAFVRPPKLVKLMNRAAQFAVAAARMACDDAGLGPDAVDPLRLGVSLGAGGMGLLDGDLLESQALAVLAAAAEGGGDRFDVAAFTRSYRERTNPLTGLRALPNLAAAHVAIQHGARGPNSTVATACTAGTQAIGDAVRLLRDGQVDVMLAGGADATINPMGILGFGMLGTLSRRNEEPEAASRPFERSRDGFVLGEGAAVLVLERESLARARGARIRAEVLGYAATCDAYRITDERPDAAGAAAAVRGCLQDAGIGPAEVDYVNAHGTSTPMNDRIETAVMKEVFGARAAQVPISSTKSMLGHLLAAAGAVEMAACVLCLEAGFLPPTINLVEPDPECDLDYVPHRARVARFDTALSNSFGFGGQNACLLIRRYPGN
- a CDS encoding 3-hydroxyacyl-ACP dehydratase FabZ family protein, which produces MRHYYLDRILELEPGVRALGVRCVTLGEDAFSDHFPGNPVFPGVFVLEGLAQLAGVLLTRSLGGERVALMASIDRARFSSFARPGDTVHLQVEIEQCDDRAARVRGEARVQERQIAQTRISFKLLPVEGLIAPEYLPLWRRTIASWCGEFPEGGDE